The nucleotide window GTTGGGCCAGATCGGTGAACTGGCCTTCGGTGCCATCGGCGGCGAAGAGGATTTGGTTAACGGCCGTGCCGTCTTCATAAGCTAACGTGCGCGCCACCAGGGAAGCGACGGCCGCGGCCGAATCCACCGGCCAGCGCCCAACAGCCAGGTCTGGCTGTGTGTCGCCATCTACGTCGGCCAGCCGGGCGTCGCTGACCGTTTCGCCGCTGTAAGACACTGGGACCATTGGCGCGGGCACGATGTTGACCGGTGCCAGGCCCAGGTAGTTGCGATAATCAGCCGTGGCGCTGCCGACCAGGAAAAGATATTGGGGTTGTGGCGGCTGCCAATTTTCATAGGCATAGGCGACAAAAGCATGGATGCTGTCGGGCGAGGCCGCGCCGGCGCCAAACTCATCGTAAATTTCGGCTGTGGGAATGACGGCCACGCGCAGCCCTTCGGCCTGGCGGGCTTGGACCAGGGGTTGCAGCGCGGGGATCAGGGCGTCGGTGGTGATGATGAGCAAATCGGCGCCGTTGTCTGGACTGCGCCAGGTTGTGGCGCGGATGGGTTGGATGGTGGCTGATTGATAGCCGGTCGGGCCAACGGCCGTCACCCTTTGCCCCTCTTGCACGGCCAGCGTGGGGTCGTTGGCTGGCAGGCCGGTGAGCCGCTGTGGTTGTTCTGGCTGGCTTGTGTCATACAAGTCGGGCGCGCCGCTGAAGCCGGAGAGTTGGACAATGCCTCTTTGCCCCGTGATGGTCAGTTCGTCATGGATGGCCGTGGGCGGCGCGGCGTAGGTGATTTCGATCCAGTTCAGGTCCATGATGTCCAAAAACGCCGCGCCTTCTACCGCGTTGTCGAGTATCAGGTTGTTGGCGCCGGTTTTGAGCAGGCCAGGCGGCACAATCACGCTGCCGGTGTGGTAAATCTGCCCATCGAAGCGGATGGTCCCAATGGTCTGGCCGTTGAGGATGATGTCGAAATCGTGGTCGTTTTCGACTTCGACGTTGTAGGTTTCCCCTTTCATCTGGATACGAATCTGGCCGGAGCCATCGGCTGTGGCGGGCAGGTTAAAATCGAAGGGAAGCGTTTTGCCCTGGCGCAGCGGCTGCCAAAACCAGAGGTCGGCGGATGGATCTGCGTCGTCCAGGAACTGCCGCGCTTCGGATTTGTAGACCAGGTTTTCTTCCAGGTGTAGGGTGCGGCTGATGGCGGTGAGGCTGGCCGGCGTGGTGGGCGGCAGCACGGCCGTTTCGCCCATCATCTGGCCCGCTTGCCCACTGGACAGGAGGTAGGCGCGTTGGGCGGTGTAGCGGCTGGTGGGAGCCTGGCCGTAGAAGATGAGGGCGTCGTTTTGAATGGTGAAGGGCACGGCCGTTTCGCCCTGGCTGAGGTGGAGGTTGGCGGCGTTGAAGGCGGGCATTTCCAGCCCGGCGGCGGCTAGTTCCGCCTGGCTGACGCGGACGAAGCCATCCTGCTCGACGAGCAGTTTGACGCGGTCTGTGGCGAGGTTGTTGGGGATAACGGTTGGCTGCCTGGCCGGACGGCAGCTAACAGCCGTCAGCCACAACAGCCCGGCCAACAAAAGAAGCAGCCGGCCCGGCCGGGCTGGCTGGTGTAAACGTATGTGGTCAAGAAGTGACATCGAGCGGCTTACCCCGATTTGCGGGTGTACAAAATAATGGACCCGATAATGCCGGTGATGAAGATGAGCAGAGCGACAATAAAGCCGAGCCAGAGGAATAAGGTTCCTGGGCCTTCGTTTGTCTGGTCGGCTGCCGCGCCGGAATTAGCGCCGGTATATCCCTGCGAACTGCCGATGACGGCCACGCCGCTGGTTGTCGGGCTGGGCGCAGGCGATGGCTGCGCGTCAACCGGGTAACCGGTGTTGATTTGTGAGTTCGGGTCCGCAGCGCTGTCATTGGCGCTGTTGTCAACCGGGGCGTCCTGAACCGGCGCTGCTGTTTCTGCTGGCTGGGCCAGGGCAGAGGAGGGGGCAAATGCCCCTGGGCCGCCGGTGGCGCCGGGGCGCGTCGGTTCGGCGGTTGGCTGTTGGCTGCCCGGCTGGCTGATGGGCTGGGCAGCTGAATCGGCCTCAGAGGGTGTTGCGGTAGAGAGAGTGGTGGGTGGGGCGGCGGCCGGGGTGACAGTGGCGAAGATAATGCGGGTGGCGGTGGGTTGGGTAACGGCCGTTGGCGGCGCGGCACTGCCTGTTGTTGTCGCTGTCGCCGTTGGGGTGGGGGTCACGGTAGCGACGCCCGAGGCGGTGGTGCTGGTGGGGTTGATGGCCTGGGTGGTTGCTGTGGGCGTAGGGCTGTTGGTCGCCGTTGGGGTCGCGGTTGCCCCCACAGTGATGCTGACTTCACCCAGAGTCAGTTCATTGCTGCTGTTTTCCACTTCTATCAGGCGGTAGGTGTAGGTTTGGCCGAGAACGGCCGTTATATCTATTTCCTGGTAAATATACCCCTGCGCCGGACCGCCCTCTGCGCCAACAAAACCAATTTCCTCTAAATAGGTGAAATTGCCGCTGCCTGTACGCCGATGGATTACAAATCCGGCCGTGTTCAGCTCGGTGGCTGTTTCCCAGGTTAACAGGACGCCGCTGCTGTGGGTGACGGCCGTGAAACTGACCAACCCGACGCTGGTTGGTTTGTTCGGCGTCGGGGTTTGCGACATCACCCCGCCCACCGGCCAGATGAGCGCCAGCGCCATAAAAATAATAAACGGAAGAATAAAAGGGTATTTCTGTTGCATCTTATTTTCTGATGACGACCGGTAAATAAACCAGGCGAGGCGGTGTTGGCAAAACCTGCACCGACGCGCTGGCCTGTTGATTCTGCGGGTTCAGAATCCAGTCGTTGTTGGTAATGATGGCTGTGTTGGTTAACACGCCTACAGCGTTATCCATAGTATCGGTTGTCAACGTTACGGTGACGCTTTCACCGCTGGTCAATGGGTTGTCGAGCGTGAATGTTAAATCCTGGCCGTTGACCGTCAGGCTCACCGGGACCGATGCGCTAAACGCCCGGTATTGCAGGCCCGATGGTAAGGTGTCGGTCAGGGTAATGTGGCCGGCATGAATCCCTTCGTTGTAAACAGCGAGGTGGAAAACCGCTTCGTCGCCAGGATACAGAGGCGTATTGCTCTGTGGCGAGCTTTTTTCCAGCCGCATATTGAGATAATACACCATAACGGAGGCATTGGCTTCATCCAGATCGCCGGCTGCGCCTTCGGCAACGGCCGTATTGGTTAATAGCCCTACGGCGCTGCCGGTTACCTGGGTGGTGATGGTGACCGTGATGCTTTCGCCCCCGGATAGCGGGTTGAACGGGACAAAGGTCAGGTTGCTGCCTTGTAGTGTCAGGCTAACCGGCGCAGTGGCGCTGTAGCTCCGATATGCCAGACCCAGCGGCAGCGAGTCGGTCAGGGTGATGGTGTTGGTGTAAATGCTGTTGTTGCCCACCACCAGTTGGAAAATCGCTTCGTCGCCAGGGTAGAGCGCTGTGCCGCTTTGCGGCGAACTTTTGCTCAGCCGCACCTCCGAATCACGAATGAGGATCGAAGCGCTGGCTTCATTGTCGGTCGGGTTCAGGTCCCAACCGGCGCTTTGTACAGCGGCGCTGTTGGTGACAAGCCCATCTACGCCGTTGGTGACAACGGCCGTCACCGTAACAGCCGCGCTTTCATGCCACGCCAGAGGCGTATCCAGCCTGAAGTTCAGCTCATTGCCGGTGATCGTCAGGCTGACGGGGACCGAGGCGCTGTAGGTTTGGTATATCAGCCCTTCCGGCAAAGAATCGGTCAGGTTGATGCTGCTGGCGTACAGGCCATTGTTTTGCACCGTCAGATGGAATGTCACCGCGTCGCCGGGGTATACCGGCAGGGCGCTTTGCGGCGAGCTTTTTTCCAGATTGAGATCGGGGCGATACAACTGCATCGCCGGGTCGCCCTGGAGGGTGAAGCTGTACAACTCCGACGGATGTTGTCCGTTGGTATAGTAGACCATTTTGGCGTGGTTAATGGCCTGCCCCAGACTGGGTAAGCCTAGTTCAAATGCGCCGGCATACAGGTTGTTGAGCAGAACGGTGTGTTCGGAGGTGAAACCTAGACCGGTGGAGGACCAATGAGCGGCCGCGCCCACGCCGCCCATCGCCATGAAGGTGCGGCTGAGGGCCGGTTCGCCGGGGAAACCAAAATGCCCATCCAGACAGTCGGCGCTGATGATGATGAGCGGCCGGGTGACATTGGCCCAAAAGCCAGAGATGGGCGTTGTCGTGGTGATGTAAACCAGACCGGCATAGCCGCCGGAAAGAGGATTGACGTTGAAAATGGGCGGCGAAGCCCAGAACTGCACGCCGCCATGGCCGCGGTAATTCAGAATGTTGACGCCTTCGCTATCAATATGCGACTTCATCTCATCGCGCACGCGGTTGGTATCGGCCTCGGTGGCTACGTCCAGACAGACGTGGCTTTGCAGCAAGCTGGGGGGAAGGTTGGCGCCGAGGTTGGTATTTTCCAGGCAAAAATTGCCACCGGTGTCGGCATTGTCGGCGACAAAGAGCAAATGACGTTGGGGGTCGGCCGGCGTGAGCAGGTTTTGGTCGTAGCGAATGATTTTGGAGACGATGGCGTTGGCTTCGGTGGTGGTGTTGGCTACCAGACGGCCGATGGCTATATCGGGGGCCAGGTCGTCGCCAATTAAGGTGACGAAGGTGTGGTCTGAAGGAACGGCTCCCTGAAAGCGGTCGGTAAACACAATGTCGGTTAAGACAAAATTGGGCTGGTTGGGGTCCCACTGGGCGCGGCAGCCGGCCGTTGAGACCGGGCAGGGCAGGTTGCGCGGGTTAATGGTGCCGCCGCCAACAAGGACGACGTAGCTGGGGGCAGTGGGCCAGGTCGCCAGAGCGTAGCCCAGGTAATGACGTATGCTTTCCGGCAGCGGCAGGCCATAGCCAAACTGGTTGATGAGGTCGTTGATGTCTACGACGTGGGCTGCCAGGCCGCCAAATTGGGGATCGGCGCGGTGGGCGGCCAGGCGCTGCGCTTCGGTGATGAAGAGGTTGTGGCTGATGGCGATCCAGTCAGCGCCGCCGGCCGGTTGCAGACTGTGGGGGATGTATTGGCTGATTTGTTTGACGCTTCGGACGTTGGCGGAGGTGGTGGCCAGGTAACGGCCGTCAGCTGCATCCAGACCGGTGAAGGTGTAGGTATAAGGACCGCTGCCAGAAATATCGCTGCTGCTCAGGTTAATTTGCTCTGGTCGTAAAGGATCTGAAATGTCCCAGACCAAAATCTGCGACAGTTGGTTTTGGCTGAAATTGTTCACCTCAAACTGCTGAACGCCAGGGTTGTTTTGCTTGTCGAACAACAGTTGGTTGTTATCGGCTGTCAGCCGCCGGTCATAAGATACGCTAATGCGATTCAGGAAGACAATGGGATCGCCGGGGCTGGCGGAGCGGTCTGTGGCAAAGATGACGCTGGCGGTATTTACCCCGGCTAACAAGGTGGTGATGGGTTGAGTCCCGGTCACGTTGATGCTGCGCAGGCGCTGCCAGGTCACTTGCCCCTGCACCGGGTAATTGTTGATCGTCGCCCGAACATCGTACAAGAAGTTGGTCGGGGAGGTATTGGCTTCGCGGGGCAGCAGCTCCACCTCGTAATAGGCGCTGGCGCCGGTCAGTGCCGGGTGGGGCAGGGTGATGGGGTAGGTGCGGGTGAGGATGTTTACATTTTGGGTCACCCGTTCCCAGTACCAGGCGTCTGGCTCGTTGGGATATTGGTTCCACTGGTTTGTCCAGGTGCTGTGGTGGACATTTTCTGGTTCGCGGGTGATGGTGCTGCGGAAAGTGGTGACAACCGGCTGGCCCTGACCGGCCGTATTGGCCCGCTGGGTAATAGGGGTGGGCGTCCCGCCGCCCCACAGCCAGTAGATATTGTCGCCGACAAACTGCGTTTCCAGACGCGGCCCGGTGAAGGTGGCCCCATAAAAGCGGACGGCGTCGCCGGGCTGGAAGCCGTTGTTGGGGTCGCCGATGAATTGGTAAGCGACGGGTTGGCCGCGGTGCATCATCTGGATGGTATTGGGATCGATCTGGGCCAGATTCATGCCTGCGGCGGCCAACTCGGCGCCGGTGATGGCATAAAGGCCGTCGCTGTCCACGTGGATTTTGTAGGTGTCTGTGTCTAAAGGCAGGCCGGGGCCGGTCCAGTCTAGCGCGGTTTCTGGCAGGCTGCGCCAGGTCTTGCCCTGGTCGAAGTTGAGGATGTCCTGGCGCAGGGTTTGATAATAGGCGTCGTTGTCACCGGCTAACGGCCGTAACTGGTTCTCAGTCGCCCCATCAAAGGTGATAAACACGCGCAGTTCAGTTGTTTGCGCCATCTGGTTGTCGGCGGCGCGGTAGCGCAGCGGGAAAAGCTGCAACTGCGCCAGGCGCATGTCGCGGTAATAAACAGGCTCGGAGAGTTGGTAAACGGCCGTTGGGAACCAATCATCCGGGCTGTAGCCGGTTTCCGGGACCCATTCGCTTAGCGCGCCATCGGCAGGCGTGTCTGGCAGCAGCGAATTTTGCTCGTCGTTGGAAAATGCCAAAAATGGCTCGGCGGCGGTGGGCACAGGTGCGGACATCTGTTGGTTGATCGTCTGACCTGGTTCCACACGGATGGATACAGCGGCGCCCGGCGGCACAGCGATAAAGGTTGTGTAATAGGGCAGGATAGGCGCGTTGGGAATGCTAAGATTGTCCTCTAAACCGCCCACGCTGATTTGGCCGTCGGCGGTGGATTGAAAAACGGCCGTGTGCAAAACAAAGCTCACGCCCTTGTCTGTCTGGGTGAATTGGCTGATCAGAGGAAGGGAAACGGCCGTTGTCTGGTTCGCCGGGAGAGGCATCCAGGCTTGCGCCTGCCAAAAAACAAAAAGCAGCATGGCAGCAGGCATAGCAGCAGCCAGCGCTAAGCGAATCATTCGCCTGATTTTCATATCTTCATTTTCCTCGTAATTAGCTTACAACCAGGATCAGACAACGCGGCATGGAGCAAAGTAACGTTAACTGGCTGACTCCCAGAAAACCAGTTTCCGCTGCATCAAATCATCAATAAAGAGCGTCAGGTCTCTTTGGGCTTGTTGGGGTGAAACCCCAAAGTGGTCTACCAGTGCGTCGAGAATATCGGCCAGCGTGCAGCCGTTGACGATCCGCTGCCAGATAAACGCGCCCACCTGGTTCAGAACCCGGATTTTGCCTGTTTGCGGCGAGACAATGACCGCGTCGCCATCCAGGATACGCCAGGTTAAAGAAGTGTCAATTTGTAGACGGCCGTTATGGGTTTTTACATTCATATCCGCCCTTCCCGTAATCCAAACACCAGCAACGCCAGACCGACCACCATTGTCAGCGCGGTCAGCACCACTGCCCACCAGGTTACTCGCGGCACAGTATAAGAAAACATGTCGTCTTCATACCGATTCACCGCCGCATTGGTTTGCACTTCTTCCAAAACGTAATAATAGGTTTTACCCGGTTCCACGTTTCGGTCTACAAAAGAGTAAGCCGCGCCAGACACCGCGCTGCCCCGGCTGTCAATCAGAACATCGTTCACCCGTTCAAAATCGCCATCGGCCGTCTGGCTGCGATAAAGATAGAAACCGGCCGTATCCAATTCAGTGGCCGTATCCCACTCGATTTTAACCGTTACAGGACTGGCAAGTTGGTAAAACAGCAAGGCCCCGGCCAGAAAAAGCCAGAATATGCCCATCATCACCATGAGCGAAGCTGATTTACTCTTTGGTTCGGCGATGGTATGGTCCATTTTATCTTCTTGTTAGGCCGGCCAGCCAGTTTGGTAATTTGCTGGTACGGCCGTCTTTATGCAAGCGCCGTTTTTTGGTCTGGTTGTTGTATTCATAGGCGCTGTAATAATAATAGTAACCATAACCGCGTCGGTCAGGGTTTAGTTTGTTCAGGATGGCACCAAACACATTCGCGCCTGTCCTTTGCAGCCGTTCTGTGGCGTTGATGAAGGAATTGCGTTTTGTTTTGCCGGTGTCTATTACCAGCAGACAACCGCTGACCAGAGCGCCCAAGATCGAAGCATCGGTGACAGTCAGCACTGGCGGCGTATCAAAGATGACGATGTCGGCTTCTTGTTGCAGTTGTTGGATCAACTGGACCATGCGTTGGGAACTGAGCAGTTCGGCCGGATTGGGGGGGATAGGGCCGCTGGACATGATGCGTAAATAAGGGATATGTGTGTCCTGCACATGCTGCAAAACTGACGACTCGCTGTCGAGCACGGCCGTTGTCAGCCCATGATTATTGGCAACTTCAAAAATTTTGTGCTGCACCGGCCGGCGCAGGTCCGCGTCCACCAGGATGGTGCGTTTGCCGGTTTGGGCCATCACCGTCGCCAGGTTGGCCGCCGAGGTAGATTTGCCTTCGCCCGGCGATGAACTGGTTACCAGAATGCTGTGCAGCCCTTCGTCTACCGCCGCAAAGCTGAGATTGGTGCGCACCACCCGATACGCCTCCGAAATGGGGTCACGCGGCGCCAATTGGGTGATGAGTGTTTGTGGTAAACTGTCGGCCTTAATGTTGGCGATGGCTCCCACTGTTGTCAGCCCGGTATCTTCCAAAATCTGCTCCGGCGATTTAATCGAGTCATCCAGATACTCAATCAAAAAGATGAGGCCAACCGCTATCATACCGCCAACCACCATCGCCAATAATGTATTTGTCACGGTACGGGGACGAATCGGCGCGATGGGCGTGGTCGCCGGTTCGATGGGTACTACGTTGCTGCTCTCTTTGGCCTGGTTGATTTGCAAACCGTTTAAATTGTTAAAGGCTTCGGTATAGCGAATTTGCGCCTCGTTAAGCTGCGTTTCCAGCCGCGAACGCACCGCCAGGTCACTGGCGTCTTCGGCGCCGCTCAGGTTATTGATGTCCGTTTCCAACGTTTGAATGGTGTCGCCAATCTCTCTTAAGCGACTCTCCCAATTGGCAATGGGTTCGGCATAGCGCAGCCGGTCGCGGGCCTGGTTTTCGGCGATAAAGACCTGCCCCAGAGTGTTGGCAATTGCAGCAGTGCGTTCCCGGTCTGTATCTTCCACGCTAATGGCGATAATCTGGGTATCTTGCGGCGCAGAAACGGTGATCTTGCCGCGCAGCTGCCCGGCGGTAAAGGGCAGACCAAGCTGCTCAATGGTTTTTTCCAGGATAGGCGTCGTTGTCAGAATTTCTACATAGGTTTGCGCCAGACGTTGTTCAAACAGGACTTTTGAATAGTCGTTGCCGGCATTGCTGCCCGGCGGTTGGTCAATCAGCAGCCGAGACGAGGCGCGGTAGACTGGGGTTGTGTTTCGGTTGACGATAAAGGCAGCCGCACCGGCCACCACCACACCCAGTATAATCAGCCATGCCCAGCGCCAGACCAACAAAAAATAATCTTTGATAACCATGATTTACGACAGCTCCTATCGGAATTAAGTGAGTGAGTTGGATGAATTCAGGTTGTTCTAACAAGTGTAAAGAGGTTGTAGAGGCTGAGCAATGCGAAAAAGGTCCATATACCCGTTTCCCACAGCGGCTGGCTTGTCCCGGCCAGGCCGATACCAACAAGGGCCATGCCGAGCCAGAAGGGTTTCAGGAATGAGGGTGCATCGAGCTGGGTGCGCAACGGCCGTTGGCTGTCGCCGGCCAACCAATAATGGTAACTAAAAGCGGCCAACAGCAGAGCCAATCCGACTATCCAGAAGCTGTTGATGAAGACAGAAAACCAGTTGATCACAAGCGTTGAGTATAGCATATGCTAAAATGGGCACAAAACCACCGCTGTTCGCCGCGGCAATCTTTTATGCGCTGCCCATTTTAGCCGCTGCGTTGGCGCCAACGGTAGCGTAGAAGGTTTTGTTTACAATTTGTATTACACGATTCCATAAGGAATGTTTGAGGACCAATGGCAAAAAAACAATCGCAATTTATTTGTCGCGCTTGCGGGCGGGTGACGCCTGTGTTTATGGGCCGATGCCCTAAGTGCGGCGAGTTTGGCACAATGGAAGAAGAGGTGTTGCTGGCCGAGAACACGGCCGTTTCCCCCAAAAACCGCCGCGCCTACACCTACACCCAGGACCAGCCGCAGCGCCTGGCCGAGGTGACAGCCGACGGCGTGGACCGCCTGTCCATCGCCATCACCGAATTTGCGCGGGTGCTGGGCGGCGGGCTGGTCCCTGGCTCGTTGGTCTTATTGGGCGGCGAGCCAGGCATTGGCAAATCCACCTTGCTCCTGGATGTCGCGGCCCTGGTTGCCAACCAACACGGCGCCGCCCTCTACGTCTCCGGCGAAGAGAGCGCCCGCCAGATTAAAATGCGCGCCGACCGCATGGCAATCCAGGCCCACGACTTGTTCCTGGTCACAGAAACCAACCTGTCGGTGATGTTGGGGCATGTGGAGCGGCTGAAGCCGACGCTGCTGATTGTGGACAGCATCCAGACGACCTATGATGACGCCCTGACCTCTACGGCCGGCAGCGTAAGCCAGGTGCGCGAATGCGCCAGCCGTTTTCAGGAATTGGCAAAACTGAACGGCGTGACCGTTTTTCTGGTGGGGCATGTCACCAAAGAGGGGGCCATCGCCGGGCCGCGCGTGTTGGAACATATCGTGGATACTGTTTTATATTTGGAGGGGGACCCGTTTCATCGCTACCGCCTGCTGCGCAGCGTGAAGAATCGTTTTGGCGCGACCAGCGAAGTGGGGGTGTTTGAAATGGCTGAGCGCGGTATGGTGGAAGTGCCGAATCCATCAGAGGCGTTTCTGGCGGAGCGGCAGGTGAATGCGCCTGGTTCGGCGATTGCCGTGACAATTGAGGGCACACGGCCGTTACTGGTTGAAGTTCAGGCCTTAGCCAGCGCCACCACCTTTTCCAACCCACGCCGCACGGCCAATGGGGTTGATTATAACCGGCTGCTGCTGTTGACGGCCGTTCTTACCCGCCGCGTCAACGTGCCGCTGTATGACAAAGACGTGTTTGTCAACGTTATCGGCGGGCTGCAAATTGATGAGCCGGCCGCCGATTTAGCCATCGCCATCGCCCTGACCAGCAGCGTCAAAGACCGTCCTATCCACGCCGATATGGCTTTTGTGGGTGAAGTGGGTCTAAGCGGTGAACTGCGCGCCGTTAGCCAGCTCGAAGTGCGGCTGCGCGAGGCGGCCAAACTCGGCTTTAAGCGCTGCGTCGTGCCTCGCCCCACCCGTAAAAGCGGCCTGACTACGCCGCCCGGCCTGGAGGTCATTGGCTGCCGCACGCTGGCCGAAGCCATTCAGGCGGCGCTGCTGCCAGCTTAGTACAACTTGGCATAGGTCTTTAGCATATTTTCCCTCTCCCCAACCCTCTCCCACCGGGAGAGGGTTGGGAAGGGAATTTATCCGATGAAGATTTAGGCTCTATCCCCGGCGGCTGAACAGCAGCAGGACCACGCCGGACAAAGCCATGAAAAGGATGATACCCACAGCGATGAATACCAGGGTGCTGATGCCGGGCAAAGACGCCGATGGTCCGGTGGATGGTCCGGCAAAGGCGTTGGTGGGTATGGCGGCGGGGGTGGCGGAAACGGCCGTTGCCGTCATCGTTGGCGGCGCAGGCGTGTCGGTGGGTGGCAAGGTGGCGGTGGGCGGCGGGCTGGCCGTTGGCGTGGCCGTTGCCAGTTCTGCCGGTAGATTGGTGGAGCCGCCCACCTCTTCAGGCTGCGGTTGGCGCCCCACGACAATTTCCTGACCCAACTGCAAGACGCTGGTTTCGGACAGTTCGCTGATTGTGTAAAAGGCTTCCATCGTTAGATTATAGGTGGTGGCGATGCCGATGGGCGTGTCGCCAGCTTGCACAATGTGGACGATACGGCCGTCTGGTTTCACCCGCGCCTGGGGGAAGCCGGGCAGCAGCGTGGAGCCATCTGGCAGCACCGAATAGCCGATGATCAATGTCTGGCCGATGGTCAGCAGGGCGTCTTCGCCAAGATTGTTGAAGGCGTACAGGTCGCCCAACGGCACGTTGAACAGATTGGCGATGTACAAGAAGCTGTCGCCAGGCGCTACGGTGTAGAGGATACGGCCGTCGGGCATGGCCGTGGGCGAGGCGATGGGCGTGCTGCTGGCGGTGGGTGGTGGTGGAATGGTTGGTTCCAGGGTAGGTCCTGGCGTAGACAGGGCACTGGGTTGGGTCTGGTCCGGCGGCTGGCTGCCGCCGGAAGATGCGCCAACGGCCGTTGGTTGAACAACCGGCAGCGGCGGTGCGGCCAGATTGCCCGCTTTATAACCGGCGCTCAATTCGGCCGTAAGCTGCAAAAAGGTGTTGCCATACTCCAGGCTCGGCTCAATCTGGCTGCCCTCCTTCCATTCGTTAAACGAGGTAATGATCAGCATATCCGGCGAACTGGCCGCCGCGCCGCCAAACGTGGCGCGGTAAAAGTCGCCGTTGGCCCGGCTGCGCGAGAACGCGGCTGTACCGCGCCCCAACAGGGTATCATCCCAGCCAGGCATGGCCGTGGCGACCCAATATTTGTACCCGCCATAGGTCGCGGCGGCGGCGCGGGTATTGGCCGCCCAACTGGCCGCCGTGCCCGCCGGGTTGGCCGACCAGGCGATGTTGTACAGATGCAGGCCATCAAACGCCCCCAGGTAACTGGTGTCGCCGCCTTCAGCGATCCAAATGCTGTTGCGGTCCGGGTCTACCGCGCTGCGAATTGTCACCCAATCGTTGGCCGAGAGCAGCCAATTGGCCCAAAAGAAGACCACCGGCTTACCGTCTACGCGCAGGTAGGCGGGATGGGTGGCATGGGTGGCAAAGAGGGCGCGTAGGGCGGCGATGCGGTCGTCGTTGTTGGCGAAGAAGGGGCTGCCAGCTTCAAAGTGGACGGCCGCTTTAAACCCGCTGCCGCCAGCGACGTTGAGCAGGGTACGGAAGTTGGTTTCTGTCTGGTTGTTGCTGGTTTCTGGTCCGTACCAGCTTTGCACAAAGCCATCAATGCCCGCTGACTGCGCCTCGGAGACCTGGCGCTGGATGGTGGCGGCATCGGTGGAGTAGTAAGGATTGACAGGTTGGAAGGGGGTTCGGCCCACACCAAAGGAATCGGGGCTGAACCAGGCATAATAGAAGGCCAGCACCAGACGAGTTTGCCCCTGAGCCTGGGCCAC belongs to Candidatus Leptovillus gracilis and includes:
- a CDS encoding DUF11 domain-containing protein → MKIRRMIRLALAAAMPAAMLLFVFWQAQAWMPLPANQTTAVSLPLISQFTQTDKGVSFVLHTAVFQSTADGQISVGGLEDNLSIPNAPILPYYTTFIAVPPGAAVSIRVEPGQTINQQMSAPVPTAAEPFLAFSNDEQNSLLPDTPADGALSEWVPETGYSPDDWFPTAVYQLSEPVYYRDMRLAQLQLFPLRYRAADNQMAQTTELRVFITFDGATENQLRPLAGDNDAYYQTLRQDILNFDQGKTWRSLPETALDWTGPGLPLDTDTYKIHVDSDGLYAITGAELAAAGMNLAQIDPNTIQMMHRGQPVAYQFIGDPNNGFQPGDAVRFYGATFTGPRLETQFVGDNIYWLWGGGTPTPITQRANTAGQGQPVVTTFRSTITREPENVHHSTWTNQWNQYPNEPDAWYWERVTQNVNILTRTYPITLPHPALTGASAYYEVELLPREANTSPTNFLYDVRATINNYPVQGQVTWQRLRSINVTGTQPITTLLAGVNTASVIFATDRSASPGDPIVFLNRISVSYDRRLTADNNQLLFDKQNNPGVQQFEVNNFSQNQLSQILVWDISDPLRPEQINLSSSDISGSGPYTYTFTGLDAADGRYLATTSANVRSVKQISQYIPHSLQPAGGADWIAISHNLFITEAQRLAAHRADPQFGGLAAHVVDINDLINQFGYGLPLPESIRHYLGYALATWPTAPSYVVLVGGGTINPRNLPCPVSTAGCRAQWDPNQPNFVLTDIVFTDRFQGAVPSDHTFVTLIGDDLAPDIAIGRLVANTTTEANAIVSKIIRYDQNLLTPADPQRHLLFVADNADTGGNFCLENTNLGANLPPSLLQSHVCLDVATEADTNRVRDEMKSHIDSEGVNILNYRGHGGVQFWASPPIFNVNPLSGGYAGLVYITTTTPISGFWANVTRPLIIISADCLDGHFGFPGEPALSRTFMAMGGVGAAAHWSSTGLGFTSEHTVLLNNLYAGAFELGLPSLGQAINHAKMVYYTNGQHPSELYSFTLQGDPAMQLYRPDLNLEKSSPQSALPVYPGDAVTFHLTVQNNGLYASSINLTDSLPEGLIYQTYSASVPVSLTITGNELNFRLDTPLAWHESAAVTVTAVVTNGVDGLVTNSAAVQSAGWDLNPTDNEASASILIRDSEVRLSKSSPQSGTALYPGDEAIFQLVVGNNSIYTNTITLTDSLPLGLAYRSYSATAPVSLTLQGSNLTFVPFNPLSGGESITVTITTQVTGSAVGLLTNTAVAEGAAGDLDEANASVMVYYLNMRLEKSSPQSNTPLYPGDEAVFHLAVYNEGIHAGHITLTDTLPSGLQYRAFSASVPVSLTVNGQDLTFTLDNPLTSGESVTVTLTTDTMDNAVGVLTNTAIITNNDWILNPQNQQASASVQVLPTPPRLVYLPVVIRK
- a CDS encoding PqqD family protein, whose protein sequence is MNVKTHNGRLQIDTSLTWRILDGDAVIVSPQTGKIRVLNQVGAFIWQRIVNGCTLADILDALVDHFGVSPQQAQRDLTLFIDDLMQRKLVFWESAS
- a CDS encoding polysaccharide biosynthesis tyrosine autokinase, which produces MVIKDYFLLVWRWAWLIILGVVVAGAAAFIVNRNTTPVYRASSRLLIDQPPGSNAGNDYSKVLFEQRLAQTYVEILTTTPILEKTIEQLGLPFTAGQLRGKITVSAPQDTQIIAISVEDTDRERTAAIANTLGQVFIAENQARDRLRYAEPIANWESRLREIGDTIQTLETDINNLSGAEDASDLAVRSRLETQLNEAQIRYTEAFNNLNGLQINQAKESSNVVPIEPATTPIAPIRPRTVTNTLLAMVVGGMIAVGLIFLIEYLDDSIKSPEQILEDTGLTTVGAIANIKADSLPQTLITQLAPRDPISEAYRVVRTNLSFAAVDEGLHSILVTSSSPGEGKSTSAANLATVMAQTGKRTILVDADLRRPVQHKIFEVANNHGLTTAVLDSESSVLQHVQDTHIPYLRIMSSGPIPPNPAELLSSQRMVQLIQQLQQEADIVIFDTPPVLTVTDASILGALVSGCLLVIDTGKTKRNSFINATERLQRTGANVFGAILNKLNPDRRGYGYYYYYSAYEYNNQTKKRRLHKDGRTSKLPNWLAGLTRR
- the radA gene encoding DNA repair protein RadA produces the protein MAKKQSQFICRACGRVTPVFMGRCPKCGEFGTMEEEVLLAENTAVSPKNRRAYTYTQDQPQRLAEVTADGVDRLSIAITEFARVLGGGLVPGSLVLLGGEPGIGKSTLLLDVAALVANQHGAALYVSGEESARQIKMRADRMAIQAHDLFLVTETNLSVMLGHVERLKPTLLIVDSIQTTYDDALTSTAGSVSQVRECASRFQELAKLNGVTVFLVGHVTKEGAIAGPRVLEHIVDTVLYLEGDPFHRYRLLRSVKNRFGATSEVGVFEMAERGMVEVPNPSEAFLAERQVNAPGSAIAVTIEGTRPLLVEVQALASATTFSNPRRTANGVDYNRLLLLTAVLTRRVNVPLYDKDVFVNVIGGLQIDEPAADLAIAIALTSSVKDRPIHADMAFVGEVGLSGELRAVSQLEVRLREAAKLGFKRCVVPRPTRKSGLTTPPGLEVIGCRTLAEAIQAALLPA